The following nucleotide sequence is from Triticum dicoccoides isolate Atlit2015 ecotype Zavitan chromosome 7B, WEW_v2.0, whole genome shotgun sequence.
TGTCTCGTACTTCCTTCGCAAATTTCTTAGGGGATGGTCCAAGAACCACTTTGCTGAGATGAGGCGCGAGAAAGTTAGGCTGGGCGACCAAATTAGCGCTCTTGACAACCGTGCGGATAATGGTGGGCTCTCGGAGGCCGAGTGGCAAGTTCGGTATGGCCTTTAGAAGGCGCTTCTGGATATCCACCGCCAAGAGGAAGTTTATTGGAAGCAAAGGGGCACGATTAATTGGACCCTTAAGGGTGATGCGCCCACGGCTTACTTCTTCGCCATTGCGAATGGTAGACGGCGTAGATGCCTGATCCATAGTCTCATTATTGATGGTGTTAGGGTCTCGGACCCATCGGCCATTCTTTGGCACGTTGTACAATTCTTCTCTAATCTGCTTGCGGCTAAACCAGACCTCGGATTCTCGCTTGCCCCGGGCTTCTGGGCCCCCCTTGATAGGGTTTCGCCCGCTGATAATGAGCTCCTGCTTATTCCCCCTTCTAAGGAGGAAATTTTTGACACTATTCGGACTGCCAACTCTAACGCGGCTTCTGGCCCCGATGGTTTCTCCATCCCTTTCTTTCGACAGTTCTGGCCCCAACTAAAAGGCCTCATCTCTGCTGTCATCCAAGGGTTTTGGCTGGGCACTGTTGACATGTCTAGACTTAACTACGCTGTCCTCACCCTCATACCTAAAATCAAGGGCGCTGATCTCATCTCCCAGTTTCGGCCTATTGCTTTAATCAACAACTTTGCCAAGATGCCTGCTAAGGGCATGGCCACTAGGCTGTCTCCCATAGCGCATCGGACCATTAGCCCTTTCCAGTCTGCTTTCATCAAAGGGAGGTTCATCTTGGACGGGGTGCTTTGTTTACATGAGATAATACATGACCTGCGGGTTCGAGGGACCAAGGCGGTGGTCTTTAAgcttgattttgagaaggcttacGATTCGGCGAGTTGGAACTTTCTTCGGCAAGTCCTTCTGGCTAAGGGTTTCGAGTGGCCTGTAATGCACCGCCTGATGCAGTTGGTTTCTGGTGGACACACGGCTGTGGCTGTCAATGGTCAAACTAGCAAGTTTTTTGCTAACGGTAGGGGTCTCAGACAAGGGGATCCAGCatctcctttgcttttcaattTTGTGGCTGATGCTTTATCTCGCATCCTTTCTCGAGCTGCGTTGGCCGGTCATATTACCCCGGTGAGCTCTCACCTTATCCCTCATGGCATCTCTCATCTTCAATATGCGGACGACACTATCATTTTGATGGAGCTCAATGAGAACAGTCTCACCAATCTGAAATTCCTTCTGCTTTGCTTCGAAGCGCTTTCAGGCCTTAAAATCAATTTTTCCAAGAGTGAGGTCGTTGTGACTGGGGTTTCGGACCTGGAGGCGCAGCGGGTGGCCCACCTTCTAAACTGTTCTCTTGGGTCCTTTCCTCTCAAGTATCTAGGCCTTCCCATCTCCCCGGTTAAGCTTCTGGCGAAAGACTTCGCCCTGGTGGTCACCAAAGTTGGCAACAGAGTATTACCTTGGCGAGGTCGATATAATACGCAAGCGGGCAAGGTCGCCCTtaccaattcttgtctttcttcacTCCCAATGTTCTTGATGTGCTTCTATCTTCTTTCTAATGGGGTTCATTCTGGTTTCGACAAGCATAGGGGTGCTTTCTACTGGAATGCTGCGGATAATAAACGCAAATATAGGTTGGTCAGATGGGACACTATATGTCGCCCCAAGGACAAAGGGGGCCTTGGCATTATTAATACGCGGGTTATGAATAACTGTCTCCTGAtgaaatggtggtggaagataatGACTCTTGAGGAACCTCCGACCTGGCTCTCGATCCTAAAAGCTAAATATTTCCCCTCCTCGAGCCCTATGTTTGCTCCTGCTTCTGGTGGGTCTCAATTCTGGCGTCAACTGGTTAAAGTTCGGCCAATTTTTCGGTCCCTTGTCAAGTTTGTTGTCAGGAACGGTAAGTCCACTCGGTTTTGGCTTGATTGGTGGGTCGGGGATTCCACGCTGGCGGTTGCTTTTCCGGCTTTGTTCTCTTACTGTGATGATGCTGAGATTTCTATCTTTGAGCTCTTGGCTAAGGGTTGGGTTTTAGATTTTCGGCGTTCTCTTTCCCCTgtagagttggaagattggcagcGCCTTACTGCTTGCTTCCCCCTGCTCTCGGAGGAAGAGGACTCCGTGGTGTGGTCCCTTTCCTCCTCGGGGCGCTTCTCGGTTAAATCGGCCTATTCTAAGCTTATCCCTGGTGGACACTCGGTCAAGTTCAAAGATATCTGGTCGGCTCGAATCCCACCtaagatcaagatctttctttggcAAGCTGTTCGCGGTAAGCTTCCGGCGGCTGACCAGATTAAGAAAAGGAACGGGCCGGGTTCCGATAGATGCGTGTTATGTGGGGCGCTGGAGAACACCGAACATATTTTTTTTCATTGCTCCTTAGCAAAACTTATGTGGTGCTGCATCAGACTTTGGCTGCATGTTAACTGGTTCCCCTCCTCCTTTGAAGACCTGAGGCAGTGTGTTAATCTCTTATCTGGACAATCTAAAAGGGTTTTCTTAGTTGGCTGGGCTGTGATAGGGTGGTCGTTGTGGACTACTAGGAATAAGTTCTCGATTGAGCGTATCTTTCCGGCTAACCCTGTCAATTGCTTATTTAAAGCCAATGGttttttgcagcagtggagattattgactaaagaGGGGGACCTCCAGGCTTTCGACGCCATGCAATCCAAGATGAAATCTACGGCGTCTGCCCTTCTTCGGCGATCTTTGAGGACGGCTTCCTGATCTTCTCTTTTACGATATCTAGTTCTATGTTGGCCTGCGTGCCATGTGAGGCTGGTGGCCTTGTAATGCTACTTAACTTCCTTGGTGTTTAAACTCTGATTGGGTGTCGGGTGCTGGTGATGTACTCTacctggtggctttatttataaagtcgggctcctgccttttctctaaaaaaaggtTAAGCAGTTGTTTGCCAAGGAAGTGAACATTTGTGTGAGGCTTTCCCAAATGGTTTCTTAGACTTGTCAGCAACAATAGTGTTCGCTAACATTTGGTTCACATAGATACAATGAATGGTTTGGCTGGCTATCTCAAAGGCTTTTTCATGTATCATATAGAATTGGATGCATTAAACTTACTAACCTGTGAATCGTATTCTGTTCATGCAAATTGAAACTCGAGTTACATTGTTGGGACTTGAGAGTTATGTTGATGCTTGAAATCTTTCATGACAAAGTAAGCCAGAACTTTCCACGAGTAACCACTGATTACATGAACCGCCACTGGATAAGTGCCAATTCCTTTAACGCCATCGGTTTTCCAAAGATATGCTTTCCATGTCATCATCGTCATTTATATGCCCCCCAAGCCGTTAAGTCCAGCTGGCTGTCAGGTTTAGCAGTTTCTTGTTTGTTTTTTTAGTGTGCATAATTTCATGACGAGACAACATCGAAGATTTTATTTTTGTCTCAGTGCCTAAAAGCTAATTTTTGCTataacgaaaaagggtttccccccgctttatattataaagcaaccacCAAGCATCCAACATCAAACATCCAACATCAAGTTACAGTACAATAAGTCATAGAATCATGCCGGGGGCACAGCAAGACAAACCCCAAAAGAGTACTCGGAGGCGCTAATCTGGCTCAGGAGGGGGCGGTggaggtggcggaggaggagcAAAGGACGCCGCCGAGGCACGAAGACCCGCCATGATGCTGTCGATGACGGCTCGATCGCTCCGCTTACTAAGCGGTCTCCAAAGCTGCAGGAGGCCACACATTTTGTAGATCACATCAGTCACACGGGACGGAATCACTCGTTCGACGACTAATTTATTGCGGGTACACCAAAGGGACCAGGCAAGGGTGCCTAGCGCGACCCAAATAGGGGCGCGCCTGGACCCGGGAAGCCGGAGGGCCTCCCTGAACAAATCCGGTAGGTTGCCATGGCACCATGTGCCTCCAACTACCTCCCGAAAGCAGCTCCATAAAAACTGTGCCGCCGGGCACcggaagaagatgtggttgcagTCTTCCGGAACCAGACAAATGGGGCAAAGACCGTCCCCGGGTCCATTACGCTTACGGACCTCAGTGCCCGAGGGGAGGCGTCCTCTAACCCATTGCCATAAGAATATACGGATCTTTAGGGGGAGTTTGATCTCCCAGAGCACCGTGAGCTCCACTGGACCAGGCGTAGGCACAATCACCTGGTACAGGGATCTAGTCGAAAATCTACTGCTTGGCTCGAGGTACCAGGATAGCGAATCCAGTTCCAGAGAAGGAGGATGAAGGGCAATGCATTCCAGTAACTCGTCCCATTAGCAAGTTCGATCGCCCCGAAGGTGCGACGAAAGGCAATCGCACTTAGGTTCTCTAATGCTGCAGCCACAGAGATCTGTGGGTGAACACAGATAGAAAATAACGCGTAAAAACGCTCTGCAAAGGGGCGGGGTCCCGCCCATCGGTCCAGCCAAAAGAGGGTGGTAGATCCAGAGCCTATCTGGATGGAGGTCCCAATGCGTAGGACCGGAAGCAAAGATATCACCGATTGCCACAATTGGGATCCTCCAGCCCTAGAGGCAAACGCGAGTGGTTGCCCACGAAGGTACTTCCTACGAATAATCTGAAGCCACaggccaccctcctccgtctggatCCGCCAAAGCCATTTGGACAGGAGGGCAATGTTCATACACTTGGAGGAGATGACTCCCAAGCCTCCCTGGTCCTTAGGTTTGTAGATCTCAGACCATTTGACCATATGGTACTTCTGCTTATTGTTCTCTCCCGCCCAAAAGAAGCGGGAAAGCAGTTTGGTAATTTCCTGATGAAGGGATTCATGAAGACTATAGAATCCCATTATATACATCAGTAGGCTAATAAGGGAGGAGTTCATCAGAATCACTCGAGCGGCTTTAGAAAGCCATCTCCCTTGCCAAGGCTCCATTCTAGGTTGGAGCTTGGCGACTATTGGGCGGAAATCCTTTTCCAGGAGTCGTGCATCGCTAAGGGGCACGCCAAGATAAGTCGTCGGGAAGGAGCCCAAGCGGCAATTCAGACGATTAGCAATCCGCTGGGCCTCCCTTTGGGAATATCCCATGACCATTACCTCGCTCTTGCCAAAGTTTATTTTGAGGCCCGACATCtcctggaagcagaggaggaaTTTAAGGTTCTGGATATCCTCATCAGATCCCTCGACCATCATAATGGTGTCGTCCGCGTACTAGAGATGGGTTAGACCCCCAGGTGTCACCAGATGAGGGCAAATCCCCCTAATGTGACCCGCATGCTTGGCCAAATCCAGAATCGAGGCGAGCGCATCAACCACAAGGTTGAAAAGGAATGGGGAGATCGGGTCGCCCTGCCGTACCCCTTGGCCAGTCATGAAGTATGGGCCAACCTCCCCATTGATGTTAACCGTTGTCCGGCCACTCGTAACTAATTGCATTACCCGTGCTACCCAGTGGGGGTCAAAGCCACGCTTCAGCAACACTTCCCGAAGGAAGGACCAGTGCACCGTATCATAAGCTTTATGGAAATCGATCTTGAAGAAGACCGCACGAAGGTGTTTGCTCTTAACCTCATGGATAATCTCATGAAGAACAAGAATCCCATCTAAGATAAATCTCCCTTTCGTGAAGGCTGACTGGTTCGGATGATGAATCCGGGGAGCGACAAGGGCCGCCCTAGAGGCGTAGCCTTTAGCGAGGATCCGAAAGATCACATTTAGGACTGTAATGGGGCGGAATTGTCTAATGTCCGCCGCTCCCGGTACCTTGGGGATCAAGGAGATAATCCCGTAGTTAAGCCGGGACATATCTAAGGTACCCTTAGAGAGCTCGCTAAACAGGTCGAGGATGATATCCTTGACCATCGGCCAGAAGGCCTGGAAAAAGCGAACCGGCAGGCCATCGGGGCCAGGGGCCGACGTCGGGTTCATAGCTTTAACACGGGTCTCCACTTCCGCAGCATCGAAGGGGGCTAGCAGGATTGCATTTTCGGCGGGGGAAATCTGTTGGTCACGTGACCAGAAATGGTCAGCTAGGGCGACACCATTCCGCTGCCGACCCTGAAATAGAGACTTGTAAAAGTCGTCAACTAGCAGGCGAATAGCCTGAGGGTCTTGAAACAACTGTCCACCCTCCCAGAGGAGAGGGATGGAGCAACGTCGCCTCCGGCCATTGGCGATGGCCTGAAAGTAGGCAGTGTTGGCATCCCCAAATAGTACCCAGTTAATTTCTGCTATAGGGTGGGAGTTAAGTAAACTTGATGTTCTGCTTTTACCCCAATGATGGTTCATTGATGACACCATGTTTAGTTGAGTCCCAGCCCACGATGGGACATTCTTGGTTTGCCCATAAAATTTATATTTTTCACTTTTGACTCTCAAGGGTCAAGGCTATGAAGTACTGCAAAGCCATATTCATGTACACTTTTGTTGACATCTTTGACCTTTCCTTCAAATAAAAGTAACTGAGTTGCCTAATGATATGTGGGGCCTTTACCAAGTAATACTCCACTTGTTTTTAACATAATATAGAAGGCCACTTCTTTTGAACATAATATAGAAGGCTAACATCTATTGCTAACTTTGGAGTGTGGTTACTACCTGTGTATTTCAACAAATAATTTGCTTTTATGAGATTATTATTTGCTCAAAGCTTTATTATTTTGTGTTCTTATGTTAAATCAGGAGGTTGTGAGACCGATCTCAAACAAAGGTTCACCTGAAGCTCACGAGGAAGAAATGATTCGAGCTGCTGTAATAAACCGCTCGGCCATTGCCACAATTCAACCAAGAAGCGCTTCCACATTTGATATCACTCTTCCGGAATATCCTGATAAGAAGTTTGTCCCAAATTTTCCACTCGTTATGAGAGATGAGCTAATGGAGGATAGTGGCATGACCCTGAACCCAGGAGGAGTCAGAGAAAAGGCTTGGAGAGATAGTTGTCTGGCAGATCTCCCGAGCATACATCTACGCAGGTTAAATGGGTCCAACTTATTGGAGCTCTGTAAGGATGTACTTACTGGGTTAACTCACGAAATGTCAGAGAGAAGGGCTGCAAATATCATGTTGTTAGCCTGGAACATGAGACAATTCGATATGGTGTCTCATGTATTTCCTGCTAAAAACCCTTGTGCAGCTGCAGCAGACATAGACATCAATACTTTGAGAGCACGAGCGTTTGGGGGAAGTCATGCTCATACATACCCATATGTTAGGCCAGAGGGCATTGAAGATGATCAGTATGTTGCTGCATGTGCATACATATCGGCCAGTACACCGCTTGTTCACAAAGTCACCTGAGAACTACATGACTGCAGTTGCTAAGCACATTCCCGGTATGTTCTACAGGTTTTATAATACCGACTTTCCGCTTACCGGGTTTAAGCCAGATAAGAAATGCATTGAGGCCCCAAAACTTATATACGAGACAAAGTCGGTCTACAGGAACACCTTGGCCCCTTTCTTGTATGAGTTCAAGGGTCTTGGAGATGCAAAGAGAATGTGTCAGATGCTTTATGAGCAGGACTTGGCTTTTACAGGACTACATGCTGTAAACTTATACCTGCGTGCTTGTTTTGGACTACATGCATCACTCATTCAGCTAGGAGCATGTCTTTGGCATCAGATGACGAAGAACACTCTTATTTCACTGTGCAGAGTCTGCAGAACCTATGTTGCCAATCCATCTGTGGAGAATTCAAGAGAGACATGGAAATATGCACGATTATATGGTACTGAGTATTTTCCTCTTCTTAAATCCGACAAGTGTAATCTTCTTTTATGCTGCCTGGCCATTATTTGCAAGAAGCTTGGAATAAGTGAAAATCAAGATATGAtggtaattgcacggacgaggaagGCTGAGTTTATATGGAAAAAGTCAAACGTTTGGGCAAATAGGGCAGTGCTCTGGTTCAGAGCAAATGCTTCAGTACACCATGGCAGATCACAGGAAGTATCGTCAAGGATTTGGGATGATGCACCGTCAAAGAAAAGGAAGAGGGATGATGAGACCCAAGATACCAGAGTCGCAAAATCCAGAAGTCGGAATCTTCATTGAGTCATTCGCAGCTGGTGAATGACTCTAGGCCTCGTCCAGACAATGGTTGCGCACAATTGTAGATTTTGGGAAATTATACTGTGTCTCTTGGAACTGCAAACCGTTAAATTGTAGTGCTAAGATTAGCATGTGGATCTGACTTGATGGTAATTTATCCTAGTAGATGTTTTCAGTTATTAATTCTACTTCTCAGTGCCGTGCGATATGTTGGCTGCACTCAAGCTATCTGATCTGGCTGGGGTTGCAACGGTAGTGGCTGGATATATTATCATAATGAAACTTCTCCCAAGTATCTGATTTAGGGATAAGGCTGTACAGTTTTGGTAGACTAAAACAGTGTGAGCCTTGGCACGAAGGCTCGATGAAATTGGGTCATCTCTGTTTCCTAGTTTCTTCGGTTGATAGTCTAGGTATGGTCTTCAGTTGCGAAATCTGTTGGGAGAGAAGAACTGAATACCCTGTCCTTTGCCTTATCCGCCTGAAATAATTCAGAGTTTTAGACCGCCTGTAAATTATAGATCAGCTCGAATTCATCTATTTCTGCATTTATACCTCTCTATCCCAGTCTGTGCATATCGTGATGGTCATGAGCAACAGGACTTGCACCATCAGGCCACAGATGATGCCCAACCAGAGCCCCTGTTTGGTTCAAGGATAAAACCCACAGCATCAGTCACCCCAAAACCACTGCCCCATAGGCACTCAATTCAAATTCAGGGCAGCAAAAGGGAAAATTTTGATCATTTGAGGGGACAAGATGTACCGTCCCGCCGACTTGCAAGACGAAGGCTATGAGGTAGGCCGAGGGGATGCCGACGATATAGTAGGCACCAAGATTGATCCAAGCACCAATCTTCTGCCATCCACAGCCTCTAGCCACCCCTGCACATCACAACAGAACATCTTATCTTTGCTTCAAACGCAGGCATGTCTATGATTTCTGGTTTCTGTGCTTAGTACTGCCTCCGTTTCATATTAGTTGTCGCTAATTTAGCAAATTTATACTAAATCAACGGCAACTAATATGAAACCGAGGGATTAGTAAATATCATCTAGCAACGAACTCGAATCGCAGCTACTTAAGTTTTGCACTCTCGTGTGGCGAAAAGATGTCGATAATCTGTACCTGAAAGGACGCACTGGATTCCGTCGAAGAAGTTGGACACCGAGATGATGAGCATCATCCAGGCAACGTAAGTCACAACCTCCTCCACGTCGCTGTAGGCATGCCCCCAGACGTATCTGATGCAGATCAGCACCAACCCCATGATCAGTCCTTCCGCCATGGCCAACAAGACGACGACACGCACCGCAAGCCGGGCAGCGTCGGGGCGCCCCGCTCCGAGCTCGTTTGAGACACGGGTGCTGCATGATCAGTAGAGATACAGATCGATCTGATGAGCAGGGCTGTAGCACAAGCCGTAATATAGTCAAGGACAGTAGGTTAGTAGGGTGTAGTACAAGTTTACCTTATGGCAGAGCCGAGGCCAAAGGGGATCATCCATACGAAGGCAGCGGTGTTGAGGCTGCCAAGAACAAGAATGCACATGTGTTTCTTCAACCGGAAAAAAATTCAGTGTAACATGTGGTAACTTCGGTCTGCCATTAATTACCTGATGGACAGCACCGAAGTCTCCAGCTTTGGATTGGGAAGAAGGCCTGACAGGAGCACTATGAGCTCGAACGACCACATCTCCAGGCTGCAATTGcaccatcaacatcatcatcatcatcatcatgtgatCCACATTTTGTTTGTGTGATAAATATCTGGCAACTTCAGGAAGAGTAAAATAAATATAGCAAGCTCACCAGACCATGAGGGCCGACGGGACGGCGAGCCGGAAGAAGCTGAGCACGTCGCGGAACGCCTCCGTGGAGAACCCCGTCCACGTCTCCTTGCAGGAGCCCGACACCCTGACGTACACAGCCAGCACGATCACGTAGACCCAGTAGGAGACGGCGTTGCTGAGCGCGGCGCCCTTGCTGCCCATCCCGGCGACGTACACGAGCAGCCAGCAGACGAGGAGGTGGAACGCCGCGGCCGCGCCGGCGCTCGCCATCACCGGGAGCACGATGTTCTGCGTCTGCAGGAACCGGACATGGCATTGCAGCAGCCCGTACGCGAAGATCGCCGGGATCATCCAGCGCGCGTAGGTGCCGGCCTCCGCGGCGATGTCGGGGTCCTGCCCGAACAGGAGCAGGATCTCGCCAGTGTAGAACCACACCACGGCCAGGGGGATGCTGACCAGGGTGAGGATCACCATCGCCCGCTGCTTGTAGACGCCGAGGAGGTGGTATTGCCTGGCTCCGTATGCTTGGCCGCAGAGGGTGTCCAGTGCACTCGCCATTCCAAGCTGATCAAGGTGGTAGAAAATGCGAGGGCTAGCTGTTAAACTTGCAACAGGGGAAAAAAGAATCCATCACGTCCGTCCATAACAGAGCCTCCTTTTCTTGAATCGGTCCCCCCCTCACCCCATGTGTTGTGTGACCAAGAGTGAATCGATAGGATGAGTCGATGGACCACATACTCACCGGGTGCCCTTCTGCACCATTTGATACGCGGTCCTTTCCTACTCCCTCAGTTTCTAAAtgcaagtctttatagagattacaCTAAGTGAActccatacggagcaaaatgaatgaatccacacttaaaatgcatctatatacatccgtatataatTCATAGTGAAATCTTTACAAAGACCTAAATaattaggaacagaggaagtagatCCGATCTATCCATCGGCACGTTGAGTTAGGTTTGCGGATTGTTGAGATCTGAGATGAGGCCATTACTCCTCCCC
It contains:
- the LOC119340264 gene encoding protein DETOXIFICATION 16-like, translating into MAKEGLEEALLVASRATDGGGDEGLGLGVRDEVKKQLWLAGPLIAGALLQNLIQMISVMYVGHLGELALAGASMASSFATVTGFSLLLGMASALDTLCGQAYGARQYHLLGVYKQRAMVILTLVSIPLAVVWFYTGEILLLFGQDPDIAAEAGTYARWMIPAIFAYGLLQCHVRFLQTQNIVLPVMASAGAAAAFHLLVCWLLVYVAGMGSKGAALSNAVSYWVYVIVLAVYVRVSGSCKETWTGFSTEAFRDVLSFFRLAVPSALMVCLEMWSFELIVLLSGLLPNPKLETSVLSISLNTAAFVWMIPFGLGSAISTRVSNELGAGRPDAARLAVRVVVLLAMAEGLIMGLVLICIRYVWGHAYSDVEEVVTYVAWMMLIISVSNFFDGIQCVLSGVARGCGWQKIGAWINLGAYYIVGIPSAYLIAFVLQVGGTGLWLGIICGLMVQVLLLMTITICTDWDREADKAKDRVFSSSLPTDFATEDHT